The following are encoded in a window of Thunnus albacares chromosome 9, fThuAlb1.1, whole genome shotgun sequence genomic DNA:
- the clocka gene encoding circadian locomoter output cycles protein kaput isoform X3 has protein sequence MTSSIDRDDSSIFDGLMEEDEKDKAKRVSRNKSEKKRRDQFNVLIKELGTMLPGNTRKMDKSTILQKSIDFLHKHKEIAAQSESTEIRQDWKPPFLSNEEFTQLMLEALDGFFLAIMTDGNIIYASESVTSLLEHLPSDLVDQNLLNFLPMGEHSDVYKALSSHIMEGETLTPEYLKTKNQLEFCCHMLRGTIDPKEPPVYEYVKFIGNFKSLNNVPNCTRNGFEGVIPRSLHSAFEDRVCLIATVRLAKPQFIKEMCTVEEPNEEFTSRHSLEWKFLFLDHRAPPIIGYLPFEVLGTSGYDYYHVDDLDTLAKCHEHLMQYGKGKSCYYRFLTKGQQWIWLQTHYYITYHQWNSRPEFIVCTHTVVSYGEVRAEQRRELGIEESPPEITADKQSQDSGSESQLNTSSLKEVLERFNHSRTPSASSRSSRKSSHTAVSDPASSQMKLQGDRSTPGRQSVSAVEMTSQRRSSISSQQSMSSQNTGQNMASSMVSQQQQQQQQQPQQQQVQTSGQLDAMQHLKDQLEQRTRMIEANIQRQQDELRQIQDELQRVQGQSLQMFLQKGAGGLNLSTVPMAQGNAVQQGGTLNMQGQVVSAGPLQNSIQQQHAVQPQSQQQTLLREQSTALSQSQRSSLTLQPQQNPLPASLYNTMMIPQQSPTNVVQIATSLAQNTGPNTPAVATFAQDRAAQIRFPAAPQLLTKLVTGQMACGAVMVPTTMFMGQVVTAFAPQQGQTQTISISQQPPQQQQQQQQQQQQQQQQQQQQQQQQEQQAQTQSQVTAMQPGQAPLAQQQTQFLQAPRLLHGNQSTQLILQAAFPLQQQGAFTATPQQQQQQLQQQQQLQQQHQQQQKQLQQQKQQLQQQQLAPHRADSLSDRSAAQPQ, from the exons ATGACCTCGAGCATTGACCG GGATGACAGCAGTATCTTTGATGGGTTAATGGAGGAAGATGAAAAGGACAAAGCAAAACG AGTGTCCCGTAACAAGTCTGAGAAGAAACGCAGAGACCAGTTCAATGTCCTCATCAAGGAGCTGGGTACCATGTTGCCGGGCAACACCCGGAAGATGGACAAGTCTACTATTTTGCAGAAAAGCATCGActttctgcacaaacacaaag AAATCGCTGCTCAGTCAGAGTCAACTGAGATCAGACAAGACTGGAAGCCTCCTTTTCTTAGTAATGAAGAGTTCACTCAGCTGATGTTGGAG GCGTTAGATGGATTCTTCCTTGCAATTATGACTGATGGGAATATAATCTACGCCTCTGAGAGTGTGACGTCCCTACTAGAACACTTACCT tctgATCTTGTGGATCAGAATCTGTTGAACTTCCTGCCCATGGGGGAGCATTCAGATGTCTACAAGGCTCTGTCCTCTCATATCATGGAGGGGGAGACGCTCACGCCAGAATATCTGAAAA CAAAAAATCAGCTAGAGTTCTGTTGCCACATGCTCCGAGGGACGATTGACCCCAAAGAGCCTCCTGTGTACGAATATGTCAAGTTCATTGGAAACTTCAAGTCCCTGAATAATG TGCCTAACTGTACCCGAAACGGTTTTGAAGGAGTGATCCCGCGATCGCTTCACTCTGCCTTTGAAGACAGAGTGTGTCTCATAGCAACTGTGAGGCTAGCCAAACCACAGTTTATCAAG GAGATGTGCACTGTAGAAGAGCCTAATGAGGAATTCACCTCCAGACATAGTTTAGAGTGGAAATTTCTCTTCTTGGACCACAG AGCTCCACCCATCATAGGTTACCTCCCATTTGAGGTCCTGGGCACATCAGGATATGACTACTACCATGTAGATGACCTGGACACTCTGGCCAAATGCCATGAACACT TAATGCAGTATGGCAAAGGAAAGTCCTGCTACTACAGATTCCTCACCAAAGGGCAGCAGTGGATTTGGCTTCAGACCCACTACTACATCACTTACCACCAGTGGAACTCAAGACCCGAGTTTAttgtctgcacacacactgtagtaaG TTACGGAGAAGTAAGAGCAGAACAGCGCAGAGAGCTTGGAATAGAAGAGTCACCGCCTGAGATCACAGCAGACAAG CAATCCCAGGATTCTGGCTCCGAGTCCCAGCTCAACACTTCCAGCCTAAAGGAGGTTCTAGAGCGCTTCAACCACAGCCGGACACCCTCTGCCTCGTCCCGCAGCTCTCGCAAATcctcacacactgctgtgtctGACCCAGCCT CATCACAGATGAAGCTTCAGGGAGATAGGAGTACACCAGGTCGCCAGTCCGTCTCTGCAGTGGAGATGACATCACAACGAAGATCATCTATCAGCAGTCAG CAGTCGATGAGCTCCCAAAACACAGGACAGAACATGGCTTCATCCATGGtttcacagcaacaacaacaacagcagcagcagcctcaacAGCAACAAGTTCAGACCAGCGGCCAA TTAGATGCCATGCAACACCTGAAAGACCAGCTCGAGCAGAGGACCAGGATGATTGAGGCCAACATTCAGCGGCAGCAGGACGAGCTGCGGCAGATTCAGGACGAACTGCAGAGGGTGCAGGGACAGAGTCTGCAG ATGTTCTTGCAGAAAGGAGCCGGAGGATTAAATCTCAGCACTGTTCCGATGGCCCAGGGCAATGCCGTGCAGCAGGGGGGGACGCTCAACATGCAGGGCCAGGTGGTCTCTGCAGGGCCTCTACAGAACAGCATACAGCAACAACATGCTGTCCAGCCACAATCCCAACAACAAACACTCCTGCGGGAACAGAGCACAGCACTCTCACag TCTCAGCGGTCGTCTCTCACTCTGCAGCCTCAACAAAATCCACTGCCGGCGTCTCTCTACAACACAATGATGATCCCTCAGCAAAGTCCCACTAACGTTGTCCAGATTGCCACTAGCCTGGCCCAGAACACTGGCCCCAACACTCCTGCTGTGGCAACATTTGCACAGGATCGTGCTGCTCAGATTAG GTTTCCTGCCGCTCCTCAGCTGCTTACCAAGCTAGTGACAGGACAGATGGCATGTGGGGCGGTCATGGTCCCCACGACCATGTTTATGGGCCAAGTGGTGACGGCCTTCGCTCCTCAGCAGGGCCAGACCCAGACCATCAGCATTTCCCAGCAGccaccacagcagcagcagcagcagcaacaacaacaacagcagcaacagcagcagcagcagcagcagcagcagcaacaagagCAGCAGGCACAGACGCAGTCACAAGTCACAGCCATGCAGCCAGGGCAGGCTCCACTGGCCCAGCAGCAAACACAGTTCCTACAG GCGCCACGGCTGCTTCATGGAAACCAGTCCACCCAGTTGATCCTGCAGGCAGCGTTCCCTTTGCAGCAGCAGGGTGCCTTCACTGCCACAccccaacagcagcagcaacagttacaacagcaacaacagttacaacaacaacatcaacaacaacagaagcagttacaacagcagaaacagcaaCTTCAGCAACAGCAACTAGCTCCTCACAGGGCAGATAGTCTGTCTGATCGCTCTGCTGCGCAGCCACAGTAG
- the clocka gene encoding circadian locomoter output cycles protein kaput isoform X1 produces the protein MTSSIDRDDSSIFDGLMEEDEKDKAKRVSRNKSEKKRRDQFNVLIKELGTMLPGNTRKMDKSTILQKSIDFLHKHKEIAAQSESTEIRQDWKPPFLSNEEFTQLMLEALDGFFLAIMTDGNIIYASESVTSLLEHLPSDLVDQNLLNFLPMGEHSDVYKALSSHIMEGETLTPEYLKTKNQLEFCCHMLRGTIDPKEPPVYEYVKFIGNFKSLNNVPNCTRNGFEGVIPRSLHSAFEDRVCLIATVRLAKPQFIKEMCTVEEPNEEFTSRHSLEWKFLFLDHRAPPIIGYLPFEVLGTSGYDYYHVDDLDTLAKCHEHLMQYGKGKSCYYRFLTKGQQWIWLQTHYYITYHQWNSRPEFIVCTHTVVSYGEVRAEQRRELGIEESPPEITADKQSQDSGSESQLNTSSLKEVLERFNHSRTPSASSRSSRKSSHTAVSDPASSQMKLQGDRSTPGRQSVSAVEMTSQRRSSISSQQSMSSQNTGQNMASSMVSQQQQQQQQQPQQQQVQTSGQSIVQFSNQLDAMQHLKDQLEQRTRMIEANIQRQQDELRQIQDELQRVQGQSLQMFLQKGAGGLNLSTVPMAQGNAVQQGGTLNMQGQVVSAGPLQNSIQQQHAVQPQSQQQTLLREQSTALSQSQRSSLTLQPQQNPLPASLYNTMMIPQQSPTNVVQIATSLAQNTGPNTPAVATFAQDRAAQIRFPAAPQLLTKLVTGQMACGAVMVPTTMFMGQVVTAFAPQQGQTQTISISQQPPQQQQQQQQQQQQQQQQQQQQQQQQEQQAQTQSQVTAMQPGQAPLAQQQTQFLQAPRLLHGNQSTQLILQAAFPLQQQGAFTATPQQQQQQLQQQQQLQQQHQQQQKQLQQQKQQLQQQQLAPHRADSLSDRSAAQPQ, from the exons ATGACCTCGAGCATTGACCG GGATGACAGCAGTATCTTTGATGGGTTAATGGAGGAAGATGAAAAGGACAAAGCAAAACG AGTGTCCCGTAACAAGTCTGAGAAGAAACGCAGAGACCAGTTCAATGTCCTCATCAAGGAGCTGGGTACCATGTTGCCGGGCAACACCCGGAAGATGGACAAGTCTACTATTTTGCAGAAAAGCATCGActttctgcacaaacacaaag AAATCGCTGCTCAGTCAGAGTCAACTGAGATCAGACAAGACTGGAAGCCTCCTTTTCTTAGTAATGAAGAGTTCACTCAGCTGATGTTGGAG GCGTTAGATGGATTCTTCCTTGCAATTATGACTGATGGGAATATAATCTACGCCTCTGAGAGTGTGACGTCCCTACTAGAACACTTACCT tctgATCTTGTGGATCAGAATCTGTTGAACTTCCTGCCCATGGGGGAGCATTCAGATGTCTACAAGGCTCTGTCCTCTCATATCATGGAGGGGGAGACGCTCACGCCAGAATATCTGAAAA CAAAAAATCAGCTAGAGTTCTGTTGCCACATGCTCCGAGGGACGATTGACCCCAAAGAGCCTCCTGTGTACGAATATGTCAAGTTCATTGGAAACTTCAAGTCCCTGAATAATG TGCCTAACTGTACCCGAAACGGTTTTGAAGGAGTGATCCCGCGATCGCTTCACTCTGCCTTTGAAGACAGAGTGTGTCTCATAGCAACTGTGAGGCTAGCCAAACCACAGTTTATCAAG GAGATGTGCACTGTAGAAGAGCCTAATGAGGAATTCACCTCCAGACATAGTTTAGAGTGGAAATTTCTCTTCTTGGACCACAG AGCTCCACCCATCATAGGTTACCTCCCATTTGAGGTCCTGGGCACATCAGGATATGACTACTACCATGTAGATGACCTGGACACTCTGGCCAAATGCCATGAACACT TAATGCAGTATGGCAAAGGAAAGTCCTGCTACTACAGATTCCTCACCAAAGGGCAGCAGTGGATTTGGCTTCAGACCCACTACTACATCACTTACCACCAGTGGAACTCAAGACCCGAGTTTAttgtctgcacacacactgtagtaaG TTACGGAGAAGTAAGAGCAGAACAGCGCAGAGAGCTTGGAATAGAAGAGTCACCGCCTGAGATCACAGCAGACAAG CAATCCCAGGATTCTGGCTCCGAGTCCCAGCTCAACACTTCCAGCCTAAAGGAGGTTCTAGAGCGCTTCAACCACAGCCGGACACCCTCTGCCTCGTCCCGCAGCTCTCGCAAATcctcacacactgctgtgtctGACCCAGCCT CATCACAGATGAAGCTTCAGGGAGATAGGAGTACACCAGGTCGCCAGTCCGTCTCTGCAGTGGAGATGACATCACAACGAAGATCATCTATCAGCAGTCAG CAGTCGATGAGCTCCCAAAACACAGGACAGAACATGGCTTCATCCATGGtttcacagcaacaacaacaacagcagcagcagcctcaacAGCAACAAGTTCAGACCAGCGGCCAA TCAATAGTGCAGTTTTCCAACCAGTTAGATGCCATGCAACACCTGAAAGACCAGCTCGAGCAGAGGACCAGGATGATTGAGGCCAACATTCAGCGGCAGCAGGACGAGCTGCGGCAGATTCAGGACGAACTGCAGAGGGTGCAGGGACAGAGTCTGCAG ATGTTCTTGCAGAAAGGAGCCGGAGGATTAAATCTCAGCACTGTTCCGATGGCCCAGGGCAATGCCGTGCAGCAGGGGGGGACGCTCAACATGCAGGGCCAGGTGGTCTCTGCAGGGCCTCTACAGAACAGCATACAGCAACAACATGCTGTCCAGCCACAATCCCAACAACAAACACTCCTGCGGGAACAGAGCACAGCACTCTCACag TCTCAGCGGTCGTCTCTCACTCTGCAGCCTCAACAAAATCCACTGCCGGCGTCTCTCTACAACACAATGATGATCCCTCAGCAAAGTCCCACTAACGTTGTCCAGATTGCCACTAGCCTGGCCCAGAACACTGGCCCCAACACTCCTGCTGTGGCAACATTTGCACAGGATCGTGCTGCTCAGATTAG GTTTCCTGCCGCTCCTCAGCTGCTTACCAAGCTAGTGACAGGACAGATGGCATGTGGGGCGGTCATGGTCCCCACGACCATGTTTATGGGCCAAGTGGTGACGGCCTTCGCTCCTCAGCAGGGCCAGACCCAGACCATCAGCATTTCCCAGCAGccaccacagcagcagcagcagcagcaacaacaacaacagcagcaacagcagcagcagcagcagcagcagcagcaacaagagCAGCAGGCACAGACGCAGTCACAAGTCACAGCCATGCAGCCAGGGCAGGCTCCACTGGCCCAGCAGCAAACACAGTTCCTACAG GCGCCACGGCTGCTTCATGGAAACCAGTCCACCCAGTTGATCCTGCAGGCAGCGTTCCCTTTGCAGCAGCAGGGTGCCTTCACTGCCACAccccaacagcagcagcaacagttacaacagcaacaacagttacaacaacaacatcaacaacaacagaagcagttacaacagcagaaacagcaaCTTCAGCAACAGCAACTAGCTCCTCACAGGGCAGATAGTCTGTCTGATCGCTCTGCTGCGCAGCCACAGTAG
- the clocka gene encoding circadian locomoter output cycles protein kaput isoform X2: protein MTSSIDRDDSSIFDGLMEEDEKDKAKRVSRNKSEKKRRDQFNVLIKELGTMLPGNTRKMDKSTILQKSIDFLHKHKEIAAQSESTEIRQDWKPPFLSNEEFTQLMLEALDGFFLAIMTDGNIIYASESVTSLLEHLPSDLVDQNLLNFLPMGEHSDVYKALSSHIMEGETLTPEYLKTKNQLEFCCHMLRGTIDPKEPPVYEYVKFIGNFKSLNNVPNCTRNGFEGVIPRSLHSAFEDRVCLIATVRLAKPQFIKEMCTVEEPNEEFTSRHSLEWKFLFLDHRAPPIIGYLPFEVLGTSGYDYYHVDDLDTLAKCHEHLMQYGKGKSCYYRFLTKGQQWIWLQTHYYITYHQWNSRPEFIVCTHTVVSYGEVRAEQRRELGIEESPPEITADKQSQDSGSESQLNTSSLKEVLERFNHSRTPSASSRSSRKSSHTAVSDPASSQMKLQGDRSTPGRQSVSAVEMTSQRRSSISSQSMSSQNTGQNMASSMVSQQQQQQQQQPQQQQVQTSGQSIVQFSNQLDAMQHLKDQLEQRTRMIEANIQRQQDELRQIQDELQRVQGQSLQMFLQKGAGGLNLSTVPMAQGNAVQQGGTLNMQGQVVSAGPLQNSIQQQHAVQPQSQQQTLLREQSTALSQSQRSSLTLQPQQNPLPASLYNTMMIPQQSPTNVVQIATSLAQNTGPNTPAVATFAQDRAAQIRFPAAPQLLTKLVTGQMACGAVMVPTTMFMGQVVTAFAPQQGQTQTISISQQPPQQQQQQQQQQQQQQQQQQQQQQQQEQQAQTQSQVTAMQPGQAPLAQQQTQFLQAPRLLHGNQSTQLILQAAFPLQQQGAFTATPQQQQQQLQQQQQLQQQHQQQQKQLQQQKQQLQQQQLAPHRADSLSDRSAAQPQ, encoded by the exons ATGACCTCGAGCATTGACCG GGATGACAGCAGTATCTTTGATGGGTTAATGGAGGAAGATGAAAAGGACAAAGCAAAACG AGTGTCCCGTAACAAGTCTGAGAAGAAACGCAGAGACCAGTTCAATGTCCTCATCAAGGAGCTGGGTACCATGTTGCCGGGCAACACCCGGAAGATGGACAAGTCTACTATTTTGCAGAAAAGCATCGActttctgcacaaacacaaag AAATCGCTGCTCAGTCAGAGTCAACTGAGATCAGACAAGACTGGAAGCCTCCTTTTCTTAGTAATGAAGAGTTCACTCAGCTGATGTTGGAG GCGTTAGATGGATTCTTCCTTGCAATTATGACTGATGGGAATATAATCTACGCCTCTGAGAGTGTGACGTCCCTACTAGAACACTTACCT tctgATCTTGTGGATCAGAATCTGTTGAACTTCCTGCCCATGGGGGAGCATTCAGATGTCTACAAGGCTCTGTCCTCTCATATCATGGAGGGGGAGACGCTCACGCCAGAATATCTGAAAA CAAAAAATCAGCTAGAGTTCTGTTGCCACATGCTCCGAGGGACGATTGACCCCAAAGAGCCTCCTGTGTACGAATATGTCAAGTTCATTGGAAACTTCAAGTCCCTGAATAATG TGCCTAACTGTACCCGAAACGGTTTTGAAGGAGTGATCCCGCGATCGCTTCACTCTGCCTTTGAAGACAGAGTGTGTCTCATAGCAACTGTGAGGCTAGCCAAACCACAGTTTATCAAG GAGATGTGCACTGTAGAAGAGCCTAATGAGGAATTCACCTCCAGACATAGTTTAGAGTGGAAATTTCTCTTCTTGGACCACAG AGCTCCACCCATCATAGGTTACCTCCCATTTGAGGTCCTGGGCACATCAGGATATGACTACTACCATGTAGATGACCTGGACACTCTGGCCAAATGCCATGAACACT TAATGCAGTATGGCAAAGGAAAGTCCTGCTACTACAGATTCCTCACCAAAGGGCAGCAGTGGATTTGGCTTCAGACCCACTACTACATCACTTACCACCAGTGGAACTCAAGACCCGAGTTTAttgtctgcacacacactgtagtaaG TTACGGAGAAGTAAGAGCAGAACAGCGCAGAGAGCTTGGAATAGAAGAGTCACCGCCTGAGATCACAGCAGACAAG CAATCCCAGGATTCTGGCTCCGAGTCCCAGCTCAACACTTCCAGCCTAAAGGAGGTTCTAGAGCGCTTCAACCACAGCCGGACACCCTCTGCCTCGTCCCGCAGCTCTCGCAAATcctcacacactgctgtgtctGACCCAGCCT CATCACAGATGAAGCTTCAGGGAGATAGGAGTACACCAGGTCGCCAGTCCGTCTCTGCAGTGGAGATGACATCACAACGAAGATCATCTATCAGCAGTCAG TCGATGAGCTCCCAAAACACAGGACAGAACATGGCTTCATCCATGGtttcacagcaacaacaacaacagcagcagcagcctcaacAGCAACAAGTTCAGACCAGCGGCCAA TCAATAGTGCAGTTTTCCAACCAGTTAGATGCCATGCAACACCTGAAAGACCAGCTCGAGCAGAGGACCAGGATGATTGAGGCCAACATTCAGCGGCAGCAGGACGAGCTGCGGCAGATTCAGGACGAACTGCAGAGGGTGCAGGGACAGAGTCTGCAG ATGTTCTTGCAGAAAGGAGCCGGAGGATTAAATCTCAGCACTGTTCCGATGGCCCAGGGCAATGCCGTGCAGCAGGGGGGGACGCTCAACATGCAGGGCCAGGTGGTCTCTGCAGGGCCTCTACAGAACAGCATACAGCAACAACATGCTGTCCAGCCACAATCCCAACAACAAACACTCCTGCGGGAACAGAGCACAGCACTCTCACag TCTCAGCGGTCGTCTCTCACTCTGCAGCCTCAACAAAATCCACTGCCGGCGTCTCTCTACAACACAATGATGATCCCTCAGCAAAGTCCCACTAACGTTGTCCAGATTGCCACTAGCCTGGCCCAGAACACTGGCCCCAACACTCCTGCTGTGGCAACATTTGCACAGGATCGTGCTGCTCAGATTAG GTTTCCTGCCGCTCCTCAGCTGCTTACCAAGCTAGTGACAGGACAGATGGCATGTGGGGCGGTCATGGTCCCCACGACCATGTTTATGGGCCAAGTGGTGACGGCCTTCGCTCCTCAGCAGGGCCAGACCCAGACCATCAGCATTTCCCAGCAGccaccacagcagcagcagcagcagcaacaacaacaacagcagcaacagcagcagcagcagcagcagcagcagcaacaagagCAGCAGGCACAGACGCAGTCACAAGTCACAGCCATGCAGCCAGGGCAGGCTCCACTGGCCCAGCAGCAAACACAGTTCCTACAG GCGCCACGGCTGCTTCATGGAAACCAGTCCACCCAGTTGATCCTGCAGGCAGCGTTCCCTTTGCAGCAGCAGGGTGCCTTCACTGCCACAccccaacagcagcagcaacagttacaacagcaacaacagttacaacaacaacatcaacaacaacagaagcagttacaacagcagaaacagcaaCTTCAGCAACAGCAACTAGCTCCTCACAGGGCAGATAGTCTGTCTGATCGCTCTGCTGCGCAGCCACAGTAG
- the tmem165 gene encoding transmembrane protein 165 isoform X1 — translation MPVMVGGGEGRTDRNVMCVLLPLAAVLLLSVGVAASPEEQKPVQEQPPQEQKASSPHPVGPAVSEDDPSKGNLGFIHAFVASFSVIIVSELGDKTFFIAAIMAMRYNRLTVLVGAMLALGVMTCLSVLFGYATTIIPRIYTYYVSTALFAIFGVRMLREGLRMSPDEGQEELEEVQAEIKKKDEELQRAKLVNGAPDVEAGSGTALPQRKWHSFISPIFIQAFTLTFLAEWGDRSQLTTIILAAREDPFGVAVGGTLGHCLCTGLAVIGGRMIAQKISVRTVTIIGGIVFLAFAFSALFIKPDAGL, via the exons ATGCCTGTCATGGTCGGCGGAGGAGAAGGACGGACTGACAGAAATGTGATGTGCGTCCTTCTTCCGCTCGCCGCCGTGTTGTTGTTGTCGGTCGGAGTTGCTGCTTCTCCAGAGGAACAGAAACCTGTCCAAGAGCAGCCTCCGCAAGAG CAGAAAGCCTCAAGTCCCCATCCTGTAGGTCCAGCAGTTTCTGAAGATGACCCCAGCAAAGGGAACCTGGGCTTCATCCATGCCTTTGTGGCTTCTTTCTCCGTTATCATTGTATCTGAGTTGGGAGACAAGACATTTTTCATTGCAGCTATCATGGCCATGCGTTACAACCGCCTCACCGTGCTGGTAGGCGCCATGCTGGCCCTGGGAGTCATGACATGTCTTTCTG TGCTGTTTGGCTACGCCACCACCATCATTCCTAGAATCTACACATACTATGTGTCCACCGCTCTGTTTGCCATCTTTGGTGTACGAATGCTGAGAGAGGGGCTGAGAATGAGTCCAGATGAGggccaggaggagctggaggaggtgcAGGCAGAGATCAAGAAGAAGGATGAAGAG CTCCAGCGGGCGAAGCTGGTTAACGGGGCTCCAGATGTGGAGGCTGGATCAGGTACTGCTCTGCCTCAGAGAAAGTGGCACAGCTTCATCTCACCCATCTTCATCCAGGCCTTCACACTCACCTTCCTGGCAGAGTGGGGGGACCGCTCTCAGCTGACCACCATTATTCTAGCTGCCCGGGAG GATCCATTTGGAGTTGCTGTGGGTGGTACACTTGGACACTGTTTGTGCACAGGACTGGCTGTGATAGGAGGGAGAATGATCGCCCAGAAAATTTCTGTCAGAACAG TTACAATCATTGGAGGGATTGTTTTTCTGGCGTTTGCCTTCTCTGCCCTCTTCATCAAACCAGACGCTGGATTATAA
- the tmem165 gene encoding transmembrane protein 165 isoform X2, protein MPVMVGGGEGRTDRNVMCVLLPLAAVLLLSVGVAASPEEQKPVQEQPPQEKASSPHPVGPAVSEDDPSKGNLGFIHAFVASFSVIIVSELGDKTFFIAAIMAMRYNRLTVLVGAMLALGVMTCLSVLFGYATTIIPRIYTYYVSTALFAIFGVRMLREGLRMSPDEGQEELEEVQAEIKKKDEELQRAKLVNGAPDVEAGSGTALPQRKWHSFISPIFIQAFTLTFLAEWGDRSQLTTIILAAREDPFGVAVGGTLGHCLCTGLAVIGGRMIAQKISVRTVTIIGGIVFLAFAFSALFIKPDAGL, encoded by the exons ATGCCTGTCATGGTCGGCGGAGGAGAAGGACGGACTGACAGAAATGTGATGTGCGTCCTTCTTCCGCTCGCCGCCGTGTTGTTGTTGTCGGTCGGAGTTGCTGCTTCTCCAGAGGAACAGAAACCTGTCCAAGAGCAGCCTCCGCAAGAG AAAGCCTCAAGTCCCCATCCTGTAGGTCCAGCAGTTTCTGAAGATGACCCCAGCAAAGGGAACCTGGGCTTCATCCATGCCTTTGTGGCTTCTTTCTCCGTTATCATTGTATCTGAGTTGGGAGACAAGACATTTTTCATTGCAGCTATCATGGCCATGCGTTACAACCGCCTCACCGTGCTGGTAGGCGCCATGCTGGCCCTGGGAGTCATGACATGTCTTTCTG TGCTGTTTGGCTACGCCACCACCATCATTCCTAGAATCTACACATACTATGTGTCCACCGCTCTGTTTGCCATCTTTGGTGTACGAATGCTGAGAGAGGGGCTGAGAATGAGTCCAGATGAGggccaggaggagctggaggaggtgcAGGCAGAGATCAAGAAGAAGGATGAAGAG CTCCAGCGGGCGAAGCTGGTTAACGGGGCTCCAGATGTGGAGGCTGGATCAGGTACTGCTCTGCCTCAGAGAAAGTGGCACAGCTTCATCTCACCCATCTTCATCCAGGCCTTCACACTCACCTTCCTGGCAGAGTGGGGGGACCGCTCTCAGCTGACCACCATTATTCTAGCTGCCCGGGAG GATCCATTTGGAGTTGCTGTGGGTGGTACACTTGGACACTGTTTGTGCACAGGACTGGCTGTGATAGGAGGGAGAATGATCGCCCAGAAAATTTCTGTCAGAACAG TTACAATCATTGGAGGGATTGTTTTTCTGGCGTTTGCCTTCTCTGCCCTCTTCATCAAACCAGACGCTGGATTATAA